Proteins encoded in a region of the Oncorhynchus gorbuscha isolate QuinsamMale2020 ecotype Even-year linkage group LG16, OgorEven_v1.0, whole genome shotgun sequence genome:
- the LOC123999950 gene encoding ceramide synthase-like isoform X1, whose product MLSILAAGSIFFPGLFLLSKRGLKQTPGLGLSEGDATIVSARLVSSIQAIMASSAGYIIASSCEDIIEDQHWLTSTYILFAVPYFAYDIYAMFLCYWHKLQVKGHEEEGGRPKPMCSAVTSYLRREFLMVLHHVVMVTICFPISVFWRQGKGDYFQGVMFMAELSTPSVCLGKILIQYKKQHTLLHKVNGALMLVTFFICRVLLFPYLYYAYSRYASIPLYTVPFGAPWQYNVGAFCLMAPQVYWFTLICRGAFRLFTGASRSRPPAALNKQDGGCYPGQGAPLPPPANGYSPVPHQSDRETDTH is encoded by the exons aTGCTGAGCATCCTGGCTGCTGGCTCCATCTTCTTCCCGGGCCTGTTCCTGCTGTCTAAGAGAGGTCTGAAACAGACTCCAGGCTTGGGCTTGAGCGAGGGAGACGCCACCATCGTGTctgccag gCTGGTGTCATCCATCCAAGCCATCATGGCTTCCTCAGCTGGATACATCATCGCATCCTCCTGTGAGGACATCATCGAGGATCA ACACTGGCTTACCAGTACCTACATCCTGTTTGCGGTGCCCTACTTTGCGTACGACATCTACGCCATGTTCCTGTGCTACTGGCACAAGCTGCAGGTCAAAGGGCACGAGGAGGAGGGCGGCAGGCCTAAGCCAATGTGCTCGGCAGTGACCAGCTACCTGCGCAGAGAGTTCCTCATGGTGCTGCACCACGTCGTCATGGTGACCATCTGCTTCCCCATCTCCGTG TTCTGGAGGCAGGGAAAGGGCGATTACTTCCAGGGTGTCATGTTCATGGCTGAACTCAGCACTCCTTCCGTCTGCCTGGGGAAAATCCTCATCCAG TACAAGAAGCAGCACACTCTTCTTCATAAAGTAAATGGCGCTCTCATGCTGGTCACTTTCTTCATCTGTCGAGTTCTGCTCTTCCCCTACCTCTACTACGCCTACAGCAG GTATGCCTCCATCCCCCTCTACACAGTGCCCTTTGGGGCTCCCTGGCAGTACAACGTGGGGGCCTTCTGTCTCATGGCCCCACAGGTCTACTGGTTCACCCTCATCTGCAGGGGCGCCTTCCGCCTCTTCACCGGGGCCTCGCGCTCCCGACCCCCGGCTGCACTCAACAAGCAAGATGGGGGCTGCTACCCCGGCCAGGGAGCCCCTTTACCTCCCCCAGCCAACGGCTACAGTCCCGTcccccaccagtcagacagagagactgacacgcactga
- the LOC123999950 gene encoding ceramide synthase-like isoform X2 gives MLSILAAGSIFFPGLFLLSKRGLKQTPGLGLSEGDATIVSARLVSSIQAIMASSAGYIIASSCEDIIEDQHWLTSTYILFAVPYFAYDIYAMFLCYWHKLQVKGHEEEGGRPKPMCSAVTSYLRREFLMVLHHVVMVTICFPISVFWRQGKGDYFQGVMFMAELSTPSVCLGKILIQVCLHPPLHSALWGSLAVQRGGLLSHGPTGLLVHPHLQGRLPPLHRGLALPTPGCTQQARWGLLPRPGSPFTSPSQRLQSRPPPVRQRD, from the exons aTGCTGAGCATCCTGGCTGCTGGCTCCATCTTCTTCCCGGGCCTGTTCCTGCTGTCTAAGAGAGGTCTGAAACAGACTCCAGGCTTGGGCTTGAGCGAGGGAGACGCCACCATCGTGTctgccag gCTGGTGTCATCCATCCAAGCCATCATGGCTTCCTCAGCTGGATACATCATCGCATCCTCCTGTGAGGACATCATCGAGGATCA ACACTGGCTTACCAGTACCTACATCCTGTTTGCGGTGCCCTACTTTGCGTACGACATCTACGCCATGTTCCTGTGCTACTGGCACAAGCTGCAGGTCAAAGGGCACGAGGAGGAGGGCGGCAGGCCTAAGCCAATGTGCTCGGCAGTGACCAGCTACCTGCGCAGAGAGTTCCTCATGGTGCTGCACCACGTCGTCATGGTGACCATCTGCTTCCCCATCTCCGTG TTCTGGAGGCAGGGAAAGGGCGATTACTTCCAGGGTGTCATGTTCATGGCTGAACTCAGCACTCCTTCCGTCTGCCTGGGGAAAATCCTCATCCAG GTATGCCTCCATCCCCCTCTACACAGTGCCCTTTGGGGCTCCCTGGCAGTACAACGTGGGGGCCTTCTGTCTCATGGCCCCACAGGTCTACTGGTTCACCCTCATCTGCAGGGGCGCCTTCCGCCTCTTCACCGGGGCCTCGCGCTCCCGACCCCCGGCTGCACTCAACAAGCAAGATGGGGGCTGCTACCCCGGCCAGGGAGCCCCTTTACCTCCCCCAGCCAACGGCTACAGTCCCGTcccccaccagtcagacagagagactga